Proteins found in one Helicobacter sp. NHP19-003 genomic segment:
- the mltG gene encoding endolytic transglycosylase MltG: MALIMALSLLFYLSIPIKSYAIVYIPKGSLKTALSHMHALESPTPPTNTLDLWILRLMSALHLWHTPKRGYIAIPTSPKNTITKGDFLHALSLSKAVYKNATLIPGETLYFFLQRLAKVFYLKVEDLQQAYDKKALWADGAIVPDTYRFTLGISAQNLMAYLLKYSQERYQKLSEQLLGSYDPKKWQQTLIIASIIQKEAANVAEMPIIAGVIYNRLKRHMPLQMDGALNYGKYSHTKVTHERIATDNSPYNTYKHGGLPKEPVGSVGLEAIKAALFPAKTPFLYFVKTKEGRHKFSANYKEHVRSIPKF, from the coding sequence ATGGCTTTGATCATGGCGCTTTCATTGCTGTTTTACTTAAGTATACCCATAAAATCTTACGCGATTGTTTACATACCCAAAGGATCGCTTAAAACTGCCTTAAGCCACATGCACGCCCTAGAAAGCCCCACGCCTCCGACAAACACCCTAGATTTGTGGATTTTAAGGCTGATGTCGGCTTTGCATCTGTGGCACACGCCCAAAAGGGGGTATATTGCAATCCCCACTAGTCCCAAGAACACTATAACCAAAGGGGACTTTTTGCACGCCTTGAGCTTATCTAAGGCAGTTTATAAAAATGCAACCTTGATCCCCGGCGAAACTTTGTATTTTTTCTTGCAGCGCTTGGCTAAGGTGTTTTATTTGAAGGTGGAGGATTTGCAGCAAGCCTACGATAAGAAAGCCCTTTGGGCAGATGGAGCGATTGTCCCCGACACTTATCGCTTTACTTTAGGCATTTCGGCGCAAAATCTCATGGCCTACCTCTTAAAATACAGCCAAGAGCGCTACCAAAAATTAAGCGAGCAATTACTAGGCAGTTACGACCCCAAAAAGTGGCAACAAACTTTAATCATCGCATCCATCATCCAAAAAGAGGCGGCAAATGTAGCCGAGATGCCCATCATTGCCGGGGTGATTTACAACCGCTTGAAAAGGCACATGCCCTTGCAAATGGACGGGGCCTTAAATTATGGTAAATACTCCCACACTAAAGTAACCCACGAGCGAATCGCAACAGACAACAGCCCCTACAACACCTACAAACATGGGGGGCTGCCTAAAGAGCCTGTGGGCAGTGTAGGGTTAGAGGCGATCAAAGCCGCTTTATTCCCCGCCAAAACGCCCTTTTTATACTTTGTCAAAACCAAAGAGGGGAGGCATAAATTCAGCGCTAATTACAAAGAGCATGTCCGCTCCATCCCAAAGTTTTAG